Proteins encoded together in one Candidatus Sulfotelmatobacter sp. window:
- a CDS encoding acyl-CoA dehydrogenase family protein, with amino-acid sequence MSAIKFRGVDFIQYDSLLTEEERLVRDTTRQFIEDNLIPIIEECNRAGRFPRELVKPMAELGFFGASLKGYGCAGMGNVEYGLMTQELERGDSGVRSFVSVQSGLCMYPIYEFGSDEQKEKWLPPMQKGEKLGCFGLTEPDFGSNPGGMRTRAKKVGNEYVINGEKMWITSGTIADVAIIWAKVEGENDRIRGFLVETNRPGFKADDIHGKWSLRASVTSGLSLQDVHVPASNLLPKSGGLKSPLMCLNQARYGIAWGALGAAMSCYDCALQYSLLRKQWRDQPIASHQLVQDKLTWMISEITKAQLLVLQVGRLKDAGKIEHQHISMAKRNNVWMALECARLSRDILGANGVADDYPIMRHMMNLESVKTYEGTHDVHSLIIGQSVTGIDAF; translated from the coding sequence ATGTCTGCCATCAAATTTCGAGGGGTCGATTTTATTCAGTACGATTCGCTGCTGACCGAAGAAGAGCGGCTGGTGCGCGACACTACGCGCCAGTTCATTGAAGATAATCTGATTCCGATCATCGAGGAGTGCAACCGCGCCGGGCGCTTTCCGCGCGAACTGGTCAAGCCTATGGCCGAACTTGGGTTCTTCGGCGCGTCGCTCAAGGGGTATGGCTGCGCCGGCATGGGCAACGTCGAGTATGGGCTGATGACGCAAGAGCTGGAACGCGGCGACTCGGGCGTGCGCAGTTTTGTGAGCGTACAGTCGGGGCTGTGCATGTATCCGATTTATGAATTCGGCAGCGACGAGCAGAAAGAAAAATGGCTGCCTCCGATGCAGAAAGGCGAAAAGCTCGGCTGCTTCGGGCTCACCGAGCCCGACTTCGGTTCGAACCCTGGCGGCATGCGCACGCGCGCGAAGAAAGTGGGCAACGAATATGTGATCAACGGCGAGAAGATGTGGATCACGTCGGGCACGATTGCCGATGTCGCCATCATCTGGGCGAAGGTGGAAGGCGAGAACGATCGCATCCGCGGATTTCTGGTCGAGACCAACCGCCCCGGCTTCAAGGCTGACGATATTCATGGCAAGTGGTCGCTGCGCGCGTCGGTGACTTCGGGGCTTTCGTTGCAGGATGTGCACGTGCCCGCGTCGAATCTGCTGCCGAAGTCGGGCGGGCTGAAGTCTCCGCTGATGTGCCTGAATCAAGCCCGCTACGGCATCGCGTGGGGGGCGCTGGGCGCGGCCATGTCGTGCTACGACTGCGCGCTGCAATATTCGCTCCTGCGCAAACAGTGGCGCGATCAGCCGATTGCTTCACATCAACTCGTGCAAGACAAGCTGACGTGGATGATCAGCGAAATCACGAAGGCCCAGTTGCTGGTGTTACAGGTCGGCCGCTTGAAAGATGCGGGCAAGATTGAGCATCAGCATATCTCGATGGCGAAGCGCAACAATGTATGGATGGCCCTGGAGTGCGCCCGCCTGTCGCGGGACATCCTCGGTGCGAACGGCGTGGCCGACGATTATCCAATAATGCGCCACATGATGAACCTGGAGTCAGTGAAAACCTACGAAGGCACGCACGACGTGCACTCGCTGATCATCGGGCAGAGCGTCACGGGGATAGATGCGTTCTAG
- a CDS encoding Rid family hydrolase, translating into MSRQIIRTSDAPTSALFSQAIKVGSTIYLSGIVGMDPKTNQQAGSTIQAQTRQALVNCESILRAAGAKLEHVVEVQVLLARPDDFGGLNEEYAKFFPAAPPARSVAKLGVELPNILVSIKMTAVLSE; encoded by the coding sequence ATGAGCAGACAGATCATTCGAACCTCCGACGCACCCACCTCCGCTCTGTTCAGCCAGGCAATCAAAGTGGGCTCGACGATATATCTGTCGGGTATTGTGGGGATGGATCCGAAGACGAATCAACAGGCCGGTTCGACGATCCAGGCGCAAACGCGGCAGGCGCTGGTCAACTGCGAGAGCATTCTGCGCGCCGCCGGCGCAAAGCTTGAGCATGTCGTCGAGGTTCAAGTGCTGCTGGCCAGGCCCGACGACTTCGGCGGGCTCAACGAAGAGTATGCGAAGTTCTTTCCGGCTGCGCCGCCGGCGCGCTCTGTCGCGAAGCTCGGCGTTGAGCTTCCGAACATCTTGGTGTCGATAAAGATGACTGCGGTCCTATCGGAATAG